In Rhodospirillum rubrum ATCC 11170, a genomic segment contains:
- a CDS encoding ParA family protein produces MPDQAIAAPALSAKLVLNTPRIIAIANQKGGVGKTTTAINLATALAATGKRVLIIDMDPQGNASTGLGLSSAARKVTTYDILMGDAKARAAVTPTGIPRLAVIPAGVDLAGAELELVERTQREFRLRMALADELIDFDYVLVDCPPALGLLTLNALIAADAVMVPLQCEFFALEGVSHLVKTIDRVRKAFNPRLEIQGIVLTMFDRRNNLSEMVAADVRDYFGAKVYKTVIPRNVRISEAPSHGKPVLLYDLKCAGSQAYLHLAGEIIKQEGGLAA; encoded by the coding sequence GTGCCTGATCAAGCCATCGCGGCCCCCGCGTTGTCGGCCAAGCTCGTTCTCAACACCCCGCGGATCATCGCCATCGCCAATCAGAAGGGCGGGGTGGGCAAGACCACCACGGCGATCAATCTCGCCACCGCCCTGGCGGCCACCGGCAAGCGGGTGCTGATCATCGATATGGATCCGCAGGGCAATGCCTCAACCGGCCTCGGCCTGTCGTCCGCCGCCCGCAAAGTCACCACCTATGATATCTTGATGGGCGACGCCAAGGCGCGCGCCGCCGTCACCCCCACCGGCATTCCGCGCTTGGCGGTGATTCCGGCCGGCGTCGATCTGGCCGGCGCCGAGTTGGAGCTGGTCGAGCGGACGCAGCGCGAATTCCGCCTGCGCATGGCCTTGGCCGATGAACTGATCGATTTTGATTATGTGCTGGTCGATTGCCCGCCGGCCTTGGGCCTGCTGACCCTTAACGCCCTGATCGCCGCCGATGCGGTGATGGTGCCGCTGCAGTGCGAATTCTTCGCCCTGGAAGGGGTGAGCCATCTGGTCAAGACCATCGATCGTGTCCGCAAGGCCTTCAATCCGCGCCTGGAAATTCAAGGCATCGTTCTGACCATGTTCGATCGCCGCAATAACCTGTCGGAGATGGTGGCGGCCGATGTGCGCGACTATTTCGGCGCCAAGGTCTACAAGACGGTGATTCCGCGCAATGTGCGGATTTCCGAGGCGCCCTCCCATGGCAAGCCCGTGCTGCTCTATGACCTTAAATGTGCCGGGTCGCAGGCCTATCTGCATTTGGCCGGCGAGATAATCAAGCAGGAAGGCGGATTGGCGGCATGA
- a CDS encoding ParB/RepB/Spo0J family partition protein, which produces MNGDTAAPGRRRGLGRGLSALLGDDPNDTVVQESAAAAAAAVASGRAIQVLPVGALVPNPDQPRRHFDEEAIADLTESIRAKGILSPILARPDPNQPGTFQIIAGERRWRAAQRAQLHEVPVLVRSFSDQETLEVALIENLQRQDLSPLEEAEGYRRLLEDFAHTQEDLAKVVGKSRSHVANTMRLLQLPDDVREMVEKGALSAGHARALLTTEAISDLARLVVSRGLNVRQTEKLVQQAAAAANKPRRPATAAPTDKDADTLALERDISNVLGLAVEISAKARGGRLTIDYDSLSQLDDILHRLTRGHQGPLQRLAGEEPPLANG; this is translated from the coding sequence ATGAACGGAGACACAGCAGCACCCGGTCGGCGGCGCGGTCTGGGCCGGGGGTTATCGGCCCTGCTTGGCGATGATCCCAACGACACCGTCGTTCAGGAATCCGCCGCCGCCGCCGCCGCCGCTGTCGCCTCGGGACGGGCGATTCAGGTGCTGCCGGTCGGCGCCCTCGTTCCCAACCCCGATCAGCCGCGCCGCCATTTCGATGAAGAGGCGATCGCCGATCTGACGGAATCGATCCGCGCCAAGGGAATCTTGTCGCCGATTCTCGCCCGGCCCGATCCCAATCAACCCGGCACCTTCCAGATCATCGCTGGTGAACGGCGCTGGCGCGCCGCCCAGCGGGCGCAGCTCCATGAAGTGCCGGTGCTGGTCCGCAGCTTCTCCGACCAGGAAACCCTGGAAGTCGCGCTGATCGAAAACCTGCAGCGCCAGGATCTTTCGCCGCTGGAAGAAGCCGAGGGCTATCGCCGCCTGCTGGAGGATTTCGCCCATACCCAGGAAGATCTGGCCAAGGTCGTCGGCAAAAGCCGCAGTCACGTCGCCAATACCATGCGATTGCTGCAGCTTCCCGATGACGTGCGCGAGATGGTGGAGAAGGGGGCGCTTTCGGCCGGCCATGCCCGGGCCTTGTTGACGACCGAGGCGATCTCCGATCTCGCCCGTCTTGTCGTGTCGCGCGGCTTGAATGTGCGGCAGACCGAAAAGCTGGTGCAGCAGGCGGCGGCGGCGGCCAATAAGCCGCGTCGGCCGGCGACGGCGGCGCCGACAGACAAAGATGCCGATACCCTGGCCCTTGAGCGCGATATTTCCAATGTTCTGGGTCTGGCGGTCGAGATTTCGGCCAAGGCGCGCGGTGGCCGGCTGACCATCGACTACGATAGTCTCTCCCAGCTTGACGACATCCTCCATCGCCTGACCCGTGGCCATCAGGGCCCCCTGCAGCGCTTGGCCGGTGAAGAGCCCCCCCTCGCCAACGGGTAA
- the holA gene encoding DNA polymerase III subunit delta, with the protein MKLTGQAIDGFLRKPDPKIRCVLVYGPDEGLVRERLEQLARTVVADPKDPFRITDLSGDDLRADPARLADEAAALAFGGGRRLVRLRQMTDQHAPRLKAFVEAPVGEALVLVQGGDLTARSALRKLFEGASAAAALPCYADEGRSLETLVRATLAEARLAAAPEVIDYLVANLGGDRGVSRSELAKLVTYCGKATSVSLDDALACVGDSAQIGLDMLTNAVAEGDSATALRALDRLGQEGMATVALLRGLTRHFTRLHLVAGLIAGGTSVDQALAALKPPVMFKLAPRFRSQVQRWSAERLAQALDLLLDAEIDAKSSGLPERALVERLLLRLARGAKTASR; encoded by the coding sequence GTGAAACTGACCGGCCAAGCCATCGACGGCTTCCTGCGCAAGCCCGATCCGAAAATCCGCTGCGTGCTGGTTTATGGCCCCGACGAGGGGCTGGTGCGCGAGCGGCTGGAGCAGCTGGCGCGCACGGTGGTCGCCGATCCCAAGGACCCCTTCCGCATCACCGACCTGTCGGGCGACGATCTGCGCGCCGATCCGGCGCGGCTGGCCGACGAGGCGGCGGCCCTGGCCTTTGGCGGCGGGCGGCGGCTGGTGCGTCTGCGTCAGATGACCGACCAGCACGCCCCGCGCCTTAAGGCCTTCGTCGAAGCCCCGGTTGGCGAGGCCCTGGTGCTGGTCCAGGGCGGCGATCTCACGGCCCGCTCCGCCCTGCGCAAGCTGTTCGAAGGGGCTAGCGCCGCCGCCGCCCTGCCCTGCTACGCCGATGAGGGGCGGTCGCTTGAGACCCTGGTGCGCGCCACCCTGGCCGAGGCCCGGCTGGCCGCCGCCCCCGAGGTGATCGACTATCTGGTGGCCAATCTGGGCGGCGATCGCGGGGTCAGCCGCTCGGAACTGGCCAAGCTGGTGACCTATTGCGGCAAGGCCACCAGCGTGTCCCTGGACGACGCCCTGGCCTGCGTGGGCGATAGCGCCCAGATCGGCCTTGATATGCTGACCAACGCCGTGGCCGAGGGCGATAGCGCCACCGCCTTGCGCGCCCTTGACCGCCTGGGTCAGGAAGGCATGGCGACGGTCGCCCTTCTGCGGGGCCTGACCCGCCACTTCACCCGGCTGCATCTGGTCGCCGGACTGATCGCCGGGGGAACGAGCGTGGATCAGGCCCTGGCCGCGCTCAAGCCGCCGGTGATGTTCAAACTGGCCCCGCGATTCCGCAGCCAAGTTCAGCGCTGGTCAGCCGAGCGCCTTGCCCAGGCCCTGGATCTGTTGCTTGACGCCGAAATCGACGCGAAGAGCAGCGGCCTGCCCGAGCGCGCCCTGGTGGAACGTCTGTTGCTGCGTCTGGCCCGGGGGGCAAAAACCGCCAGCCGCTGA
- the lptE gene encoding LPS assembly lipoprotein LptE, giving the protein MSWSRRQALVLLAGALVPAGCGFRPMLADRPGAAGRGGASGALAGIYVHSVTYSKEEDARFGQEIRNALIDRLGLPDQPTYGLTLVGSLIRRSSGITKRDRTTRYTMSASITFQLRALDRAGVQPPKPLLSGTETSWAAYDVIGSPFANEMNERDAVSRTAEQIADQLYTRLGAYFSQAPAPAGRVL; this is encoded by the coding sequence ATGTCGTGGTCTAGACGCCAGGCCCTTGTCCTTCTCGCCGGGGCCCTGGTCCCGGCGGGCTGCGGCTTCCGGCCGATGCTGGCCGATCGCCCCGGCGCCGCCGGCCGTGGCGGGGCCTCGGGCGCCTTGGCCGGGATCTATGTCCATTCCGTGACCTATTCCAAGGAAGAGGATGCGCGCTTCGGTCAGGAAATCCGCAATGCCCTGATCGATCGCCTTGGCCTTCCCGATCAACCGACCTATGGGCTGACCCTGGTGGGCAGCTTGATCCGGCGCAGCTCGGGCATCACCAAGAGGGACCGGACCACCCGCTACACCATGAGCGCCTCGATCACCTTCCAGCTGCGCGCCCTTGATCGCGCCGGCGTGCAGCCGCCCAAGCCGCTGCTGTCGGGAACCGAGACCTCATGGGCGGCCTATGACGTGATCGGCTCGCCCTTCGCCAACGAGATGAACGAGCGCGACGCGGTCAGCCGCACCGCCGAACAGATCGCCGATCAGCTTTACACCCGCCTTGGCGCCTATTTCTCGCAAGCCCCGGCTCCGGCCGGCCGGGTTCTTTAG
- the leuS gene encoding leucine--tRNA ligase yields the protein MASEDRYNVKETEAKWQTAWAEGGCFTAREDRTRPKYYVLEMFPYPSGRIHMGHVRNYTLGDVVARFKRAQGFNVLHPMGWDAFGLPAENAAIQRGVHPATWTRQNIAIMREQFKPMGLSIDWSREVSTCEPAYYRHEQKMFLDFLKAGLAYRRESWVNWDPVEHTVLANEQVIDGKGWRSGAPVERRKLSQWFLRITRYAEDLLAAIGDLDRWPDKVRLMQTNWIGRSEGARVRFGLVGRDQALEVYTTRPDTLFGASFCAISANHPLAAEIAATNPDLAAFIAECGRMGTSEVEIETAEKKGFDTGLKVRHPFDPAWELPVYVANFVLMEYGTGAIFGCPAHDQRDMDFARKYGLPVRAVVAPAGVDAEAFAKDLEASDTAFSEDGVAIASGFLDGLPVSEAKARAIAHIAELGAGEGVVQFRLRDWGVSRQRYWGCPIPIIHCDDCGPVPVPEDQLPVLLPEDVTFDKPGNPLDHHPTWKHVACPQCGKPARRETDTFDTFFESSWYFARFCAPHDTDRAFEREAVDYWLPVDQYVGGVEHAVLHLLYSRFFTRALRDCGYLGVSEPFTGLFTQGMICHETYRDTDGAWLSPDQIDKAADGTATLLSDGSPVSVGRSEKMSKSKMNTVDPTAILESYGADAARLFMLSDSPPDRDMDWTDSGIEGAWRYIGRLWRMALQPQIDPGAVGAPLPADLGPGAAALVRHVHKAVAGVTDDLEKFRFNAAVARLRELTNAIAALDGKEAGAGAVYRFALETAARLAAPMIPHIAEEMWSHLGRDGLLAETPWPTWDPLMLIDDQVTIAVQVNGKMRGTVDLPKDAKREDAEAAALALPTVLAQLAGAAPRKVIVVPNRIINVVV from the coding sequence ATGGCGTCCGAGGATCGTTACAACGTTAAGGAAACCGAGGCCAAGTGGCAGACCGCCTGGGCCGAAGGCGGATGTTTCACCGCCCGCGAGGATCGGACGCGGCCGAAGTATTATGTTCTTGAAATGTTCCCCTATCCGTCGGGGCGCATCCACATGGGCCATGTGCGCAATTACACGCTGGGCGACGTCGTCGCCCGCTTCAAGCGGGCCCAGGGCTTCAATGTGCTTCATCCGATGGGCTGGGACGCCTTTGGCCTGCCGGCGGAAAACGCCGCCATCCAGCGCGGCGTCCATCCGGCGACATGGACCCGTCAGAACATCGCGATCATGCGCGAGCAGTTCAAGCCGATGGGGCTGTCGATCGACTGGAGCCGCGAGGTCAGCACCTGCGAGCCGGCCTATTATCGCCACGAACAGAAGATGTTCCTGGATTTCCTCAAGGCCGGTCTGGCCTATCGCCGTGAATCCTGGGTCAATTGGGACCCGGTGGAGCATACGGTGCTGGCCAACGAGCAGGTGATCGACGGCAAGGGCTGGCGCTCGGGCGCCCCGGTCGAGCGTCGCAAGCTGTCGCAGTGGTTCTTGCGCATCACCCGCTACGCCGAGGATCTGCTGGCCGCCATCGGCGATCTTGATCGCTGGCCCGATAAGGTCCGGCTGATGCAGACCAATTGGATCGGCCGTTCGGAAGGCGCCCGGGTGCGCTTTGGGCTGGTCGGCCGCGATCAGGCGCTGGAGGTCTATACCACCCGCCCCGATACGCTGTTTGGCGCGTCGTTCTGCGCCATTTCGGCCAATCATCCGCTGGCGGCTGAAATCGCCGCCACCAATCCCGATCTCGCCGCCTTCATCGCCGAGTGCGGGCGCATGGGCACCAGCGAGGTCGAGATCGAGACGGCCGAGAAAAAGGGCTTCGATACCGGCCTCAAGGTGCGTCATCCCTTCGATCCGGCCTGGGAACTGCCGGTCTATGTCGCCAATTTCGTGCTGATGGAATACGGCACCGGGGCGATTTTCGGCTGCCCGGCCCATGATCAGCGCGACATGGACTTCGCCCGCAAATACGGCCTGCCCGTGCGCGCCGTCGTCGCCCCGGCCGGGGTCGACGCCGAGGCTTTCGCCAAGGATCTGGAAGCCTCCGACACCGCCTTCTCCGAAGATGGCGTGGCGATCGCTTCGGGCTTCCTCGATGGCCTTCCGGTCAGCGAGGCCAAGGCCCGGGCGATCGCCCATATCGCCGAGCTGGGCGCCGGCGAAGGCGTGGTCCAGTTCCGCCTGCGCGACTGGGGCGTTTCCCGCCAGCGCTATTGGGGCTGCCCGATCCCGATCATCCATTGCGACGACTGCGGCCCGGTCCCCGTGCCCGAGGATCAGCTGCCGGTGCTGCTGCCCGAGGATGTGACCTTCGACAAGCCGGGCAATCCGCTTGATCACCACCCAACCTGGAAGCATGTGGCCTGCCCGCAGTGCGGCAAGCCGGCGCGGCGTGAAACCGATACCTTCGACACCTTCTTCGAAAGCTCGTGGTATTTCGCCCGCTTCTGCGCCCCCCACGACACCGACAGGGCCTTCGAGCGCGAGGCGGTCGATTACTGGCTGCCCGTCGACCAATATGTCGGCGGTGTCGAGCATGCGGTTTTGCACCTGCTGTATTCGCGCTTTTTCACCCGGGCGCTGCGCGATTGCGGCTATCTGGGGGTGAGCGAGCCCTTCACCGGGTTGTTCACCCAGGGCATGATCTGCCACGAGACCTATCGCGACACGGATGGCGCTTGGCTGTCGCCCGATCAGATCGACAAGGCCGCCGATGGCACGGCGACCCTGCTGTCCGACGGCTCGCCCGTCAGCGTCGGCCGGTCGGAAAAGATGTCGAAATCGAAGATGAACACGGTCGATCCGACCGCCATCCTCGAGTCGTACGGCGCCGATGCCGCCCGGCTGTTCATGTTGTCGGACAGCCCGCCCGACCGCGATATGGATTGGACCGATTCCGGCATCGAAGGCGCTTGGCGCTATATCGGCCGGCTGTGGCGGATGGCCCTTCAGCCGCAGATCGACCCCGGCGCCGTCGGCGCGCCGCTTCCCGCCGATCTTGGCCCCGGGGCCGCTGCCCTGGTTCGCCACGTCCACAAGGCGGTGGCCGGCGTCACCGATGATCTGGAGAAATTCCGCTTCAACGCCGCCGTCGCCCGCCTGCGCGAGCTGACCAACGCCATCGCCGCCCTTGACGGCAAGGAGGCCGGGGCCGGCGCCGTTTATCGCTTCGCCCTGGAAACCGCCGCCCGGCTGGCGGCGCCGATGATCCCCCATATCGCCGAGGAGATGTGGAGCCATCTGGGCCGGGACGGGCTGCTGGCCGAAACGCCCTGGCCGACCTGGGACCCCTTGATGCTGATCGACGATCAGGTGACCATCGCCGTGCAGGTGAACGGCAAGATGCGCGGCACCGTCGATCTGCCCAAGGACGCCAAGCGGGAAGATGCCGAGGCCGCCGCCCTGGCCCTGCCCACCGTTCTTGCCCAGCTTGCCGGGGCCGCGCCGCGCAAGGTTATCGTCGTGCCCAACAGGATCATCAATGTCGTGGTCTAG
- a CDS encoding DUF3576 domain-containing protein, translated as MTSWHHPTLPQPVSPARSKRTARGAATVLAVAFTLGLTACEGSQAVFPEQDKATKQRVYRDPSKPDETPGLFGPSGLNILGGKGGSSEPGASGVGVNSFLWRASLDTMGFMPLTSADPFGGVIITDWYAPPESPNERFKANVYILSKGLRADGVKVSVFKQQRSAGGTWSDAPVATEVATDMENAILTRARQLRLSVMNAQ; from the coding sequence ATGACCTCCTGGCATCACCCCACCCTGCCGCAGCCTGTTTCCCCTGCGCGATCGAAGCGAACCGCCCGCGGGGCGGCCACGGTGCTCGCCGTCGCCTTCACCCTTGGGCTGACGGCTTGCGAAGGCTCGCAGGCCGTCTTCCCCGAGCAGGACAAGGCCACCAAACAGCGCGTCTACCGCGATCCGTCCAAGCCCGATGAAACCCCGGGGCTGTTCGGGCCGAGCGGCCTGAACATCCTGGGCGGCAAAGGCGGTTCGTCCGAGCCGGGCGCCAGCGGCGTCGGGGTCAATAGTTTCCTGTGGCGGGCCTCGCTCGACACCATGGGCTTCATGCCGCTGACCTCGGCCGATCCCTTCGGCGGGGTGATCATCACCGATTGGTACGCCCCCCCCGAAAGCCCCAACGAACGCTTCAAGGCCAATGTCTATATCCTGTCCAAGGGCCTGCGCGCCGATGGCGTGAAGGTCTCGGTGTTCAAGCAGCAGCGCAGCGCCGGGGGAACCTGGAGCGACGCGCCGGTGGCGACCGAGGTGGCGACCGATATGGAAAACGCCATCCTGACCCGGGCCCGCCAATTGCGGCTTTCGGTGATGAACGCCCAGTAA
- a CDS encoding thiamine phosphate synthase produces MPRTLVHFIAKGSPLSRLGSRRSAAAPPRLLLMTDDQRLADPLGAADRLPPKAGVIVRHYACAGAVRHGLARALIARLRARRIAVILAAPSPAHALPAGLAGLHLPDKLAAHGLLARLLLWRRAARGRWLCAAAHDAPAMIRARRLGCALIVLSPLFPTASHPGARGLGARRAALLIHRLAARRAPAGSRAGKAPAVIALGGISTLSFRRLAGCGFGGIAGISALPGMKWRRSGREKPKPRTGDGKSRRPPVCLSPLSA; encoded by the coding sequence ATGCCCCGTACCCTAGTGCATTTCATCGCCAAGGGGAGCCCGCTTTCACGCCTAGGCTCCCGCCGCTCCGCCGCCGCCCCGCCGCGACTGCTGCTGATGACCGATGACCAGCGCTTGGCCGATCCGCTGGGCGCGGCCGACCGTCTGCCGCCCAAGGCCGGGGTGATCGTGCGCCATTACGCCTGCGCCGGCGCCGTCCGTCATGGGTTGGCCCGGGCGCTGATCGCCCGGCTGCGGGCGCGGCGCATCGCCGTCATCCTGGCCGCGCCGTCGCCCGCCCACGCCTTGCCGGCGGGCTTGGCCGGCCTGCATCTGCCCGACAAGCTGGCCGCCCATGGCTTGCTTGCCCGCCTGTTGCTGTGGCGCCGGGCGGCGCGGGGTCGTTGGCTTTGCGCCGCCGCCCATGACGCCCCGGCGATGATCCGCGCCCGCCGCCTGGGCTGCGCCCTGATCGTGCTGTCGCCGCTGTTCCCCACGGCCAGCCATCCCGGCGCCCGGGGGCTTGGCGCGCGGCGCGCCGCCTTGCTGATCCACCGGCTGGCCGCCCGCCGCGCGCCGGCGGGCTCACGCGCCGGCAAAGCGCCGGCGGTGATCGCCCTTGGCGGCATCTCGACGCTCAGTTTTCGCCGGCTTGCCGGCTGCGGCTTTGGCGGAATCGCCGGAATTTCCGCCCTTCCGGGGATGAAATGGCGGCGATCGGGCCGCGAAAAGCCAAAGCCGCGTACCGGGGATGGAAAAAGCCGGCGGCCACCGGTATGTTTGTCGCCGCTTTCGGCGTGA
- a CDS encoding YggS family pyridoxal phosphate-dependent enzyme has product MIEPLPAPCLDVVENLRAVRGAIADACKPVGRDAAGVALVAVSKNNGPERVRAALRAGHRLFGENRVQEAQGKWPAFKADHADIDLHLIGPLQTNKVREAVALFDAIDSVDRPRLARALAEEMDHQGRRLPVLIQVNTGEEPQKAGILPRDADGFLRECREDLGLDVRGLMCIPPVDDEPSPHFALLREIARRHGLGVLSMGMSADYGVAVAFGATHVRLGTAIFGDRRALLGTPIGG; this is encoded by the coding sequence ATGATCGAACCGCTTCCCGCCCCCTGTCTCGACGTGGTCGAAAACCTGCGCGCCGTGCGCGGCGCCATCGCCGACGCCTGCAAGCCGGTGGGCCGCGACGCCGCCGGGGTCGCCCTGGTCGCCGTCAGCAAGAACAACGGGCCCGAACGGGTGCGCGCCGCCCTGCGCGCCGGCCACCGCTTGTTCGGCGAGAACCGGGTTCAGGAGGCCCAGGGCAAATGGCCGGCCTTCAAGGCCGATCACGCCGATATCGATCTGCATCTGATCGGGCCCTTGCAAACCAACAAGGTGCGCGAGGCCGTTGCGCTGTTTGACGCCATCGATTCGGTCGATCGCCCGCGCCTCGCCCGCGCCCTGGCCGAGGAGATGGACCATCAGGGACGGCGCCTGCCGGTGCTCATCCAGGTCAATACGGGTGAGGAGCCGCAGAAAGCCGGGATCCTGCCGCGCGACGCCGATGGTTTTTTGCGTGAATGCCGCGAGGATTTGGGGCTCGATGTGCGCGGCTTGATGTGCATTCCCCCGGTCGACGACGAACCGTCTCCCCATTTCGCCCTGCTGCGCGAAATCGCCCGCCGTCACGGGCTGGGGGTGCTGAGCATGGGGATGAGCGCCGATTACGGGGTGGCCGTGGCCTTTGGCGCTACCCATGTGCGCCTGGGAACGGCGATTTTCGGCGACCGCCGCGCCCTGCTCGGCACGCCGATCGGGGGTTAG
- a CDS encoding L,D-transpeptidase family protein, producing MAALLRVGPDALLRVNDLVFPCRLGRAGRRADKVEGDGATPIGRFPLRTVFYRPDRGEAPAGGLPVRALDPSMGWCDDPADPAYNQPVTLPYRASAETLWRDDDLYDIVVVLGHNDDPVVVGAGSAIFLHVAAADGRPTAGCVALAVADLRRVLALCDENAEIEISP from the coding sequence ATGGCTGCGCTGCTGCGCGTGGGTCCCGACGCCCTGTTGCGGGTGAACGATCTGGTTTTCCCCTGCCGCCTGGGCCGCGCCGGCCGACGGGCCGACAAAGTGGAAGGCGATGGGGCGACGCCGATCGGCCGCTTCCCCTTGCGCACCGTTTTCTACCGCCCCGACCGGGGCGAAGCGCCGGCCGGCGGCCTGCCGGTCCGCGCGCTTGATCCCTCGATGGGCTGGTGCGACGATCCCGCCGACCCCGCCTATAACCAGCCGGTCACCCTGCCCTATCGGGCAAGCGCCGAAACCCTGTGGCGCGACGACGACCTGTACGACATCGTCGTCGTGCTTGGTCATAACGACGACCCGGTGGTTGTCGGCGCCGGCAGCGCCATTTTCCTGCACGTCGCGGCCGCCGATGGCCGGCCCACCGCCGGCTGCGTCGCCCTGGCCGTCGCCGACCTGCGCCGCGTGCTGGCGCTCTGCGACGAAAACGCCGAGATCGAGATCAGCCCCTAA
- the ribA gene encoding GTP cyclohydrolase II, giving the protein MTDNAPCVPFASAAADPLADTGRLLARVDRGLAELRLGAAVTITGDDGRLMALAAESASAQTLADLAALGPSPRVILTGRRASVLGLAPAATTPVAVTLKGGLDVGAICRLADPCLDLDGPLPAIAAVDPIAGDGSAGAAVVLAKLARLLPAAVVVALEGAGPPATDPAAPLAFALAATDILRYQTAAARSLRKVSEARVPLAGAEHTRILAFRPSDGGTEHLAIIVGEPDSLQPVLTRLHSECFTGDLLGSLRCDCGDQLRGALDAIAAEGSGVLLYLAQEGRGIGLVNKLRAYQLQDQGFDTLDANGQLGFDDDERIYLPAAEILRQLGISRVRLLTNNPLKVEALGRHAITVVERVPHIYEPNPYNLRYLQTKARRSGHLF; this is encoded by the coding sequence GTGACCGATAACGCCCCTTGCGTCCCCTTCGCCTCCGCCGCCGCCGATCCGCTCGCCGACACCGGCCGATTGCTCGCCCGCGTCGACCGGGGATTGGCCGAATTGCGCCTGGGCGCGGCGGTGACGATTACCGGCGATGACGGCCGATTGATGGCGCTGGCGGCGGAATCCGCCTCGGCGCAGACCCTGGCCGATCTGGCCGCCCTCGGCCCTTCGCCCAGGGTGATTCTGACCGGCCGGCGGGCCTCGGTGCTCGGTCTGGCGCCGGCGGCGACAACGCCGGTGGCCGTCACCCTGAAGGGCGGGCTGGACGTTGGAGCGATTTGCCGGCTGGCCGATCCCTGCCTTGATCTGGACGGGCCCTTGCCGGCGATCGCCGCCGTCGACCCGATCGCCGGCGATGGATCGGCCGGAGCGGCGGTGGTTCTGGCCAAGCTGGCCCGCCTGTTGCCCGCCGCCGTGGTGGTCGCCCTGGAGGGCGCCGGCCCGCCGGCGACCGACCCCGCCGCCCCCCTCGCCTTCGCTCTGGCCGCCACGGATATCTTGCGTTACCAGACCGCCGCCGCCCGGTCGCTGCGCAAGGTGAGCGAGGCGCGGGTTCCCTTGGCCGGGGCCGAGCACACCCGCATCCTGGCCTTCCGCCCTTCGGACGGCGGAACCGAGCATCTGGCGATCATCGTCGGCGAGCCCGATTCCTTGCAGCCGGTTCTCACCCGCCTGCATTCCGAATGTTTCACCGGCGATCTTCTGGGGTCGCTGCGCTGCGATTGCGGCGACCAGCTGCGCGGTGCCCTTGACGCCATCGCCGCGGAGGGCAGCGGCGTGCTGCTGTATCTGGCCCAGGAAGGCCGGGGCATCGGGCTGGTCAACAAGCTGCGCGCCTATCAGCTGCAAGACCAGGGCTTTGATACCCTTGATGCCAATGGCCAGCTTGGCTTCGATGACGACGAGCGCATCTATCTGCCCGCCGCCGAGATCCTGCGCCAGCTTGGCATTTCGCGGGTCCGGCTTCTGACCAATAATCCGCTGAAGGTCGAGGCGCTTGGCCGCCACGCCATCACCGTGGTCGAGCGCGTTCCCCATATCTATGAACCCAACCCCTATAACCTGCGCTACCTGCAGACCAAGGCCCGGCGCAGCGGTCATCTGTTTTAG
- a CDS encoding winged helix-turn-helix domain-containing protein codes for MTSGKRLLLVVEDDSFRRALGEQLRAQEDFGPVDEVTSLAQALERAATAVFDLLLVDLGAGEGAGGGETVCRALREAGIEAPLVLLAGPGAPPPPTDLGPVERVDKPVRLGALLALLRARMKAKEGGGEESFIVGPYRFQPADKMLVGPGEGRSLRLTEKETGILAFLCRAGGKAVDRETLLHEVWGYGAGITTHTLETHIYRLRRKMEADPVKARVLLTEDGGYRLGS; via the coding sequence ATGACGTCCGGCAAGCGCCTGCTCCTGGTTGTCGAAGACGACAGTTTTCGTCGCGCGCTGGGGGAGCAACTGCGCGCCCAGGAGGATTTCGGCCCCGTCGACGAGGTGACCTCGCTGGCCCAGGCCCTGGAGCGAGCGGCGACCGCGGTCTTCGATCTGCTGCTGGTCGATCTGGGGGCCGGGGAGGGCGCCGGGGGCGGAGAAACGGTGTGCCGGGCCCTGCGCGAGGCCGGGATCGAAGCGCCGCTGGTCCTTCTGGCCGGCCCCGGAGCCCCGCCGCCGCCTACCGATCTGGGACCGGTCGAAAGGGTCGACAAGCCGGTGCGCCTGGGCGCGCTGCTTGCCCTGCTGCGGGCGCGGATGAAGGCGAAGGAGGGCGGAGGCGAGGAAAGCTTCATCGTTGGCCCTTACCGTTTCCAGCCCGCCGACAAGATGCTGGTCGGCCCCGGGGAGGGGCGCAGCCTGCGCCTGACCGAAAAGGAAACCGGCATCCTGGCCTTCCTATGCCGGGCCGGCGGCAAGGCGGTTGACCGCGAGACCCTGCTTCACGAGGTATGGGGCTATGGCGCCGGCATCACCACCCACACCCTGGAAACCCACATCTATCGCCTGCGGCGCAAGATGGAGGCCGATCCGGTCAAAGCCCGCGTGCTGCTGACCGAAGACGGCGGCTATCGGTTGGGATCGTAA